From Elusimicrobiota bacterium, the proteins below share one genomic window:
- the era gene encoding GTPase Era translates to MTQVPANFKAGFVAITGLPNSGKSTLLNALCGAQLSIVSPKPQTTRNNVLGILNEKDCQAVFVDTPGFLKPRNLFENSMAVSIKRAALEESDLAVLITEPRLPPKDKLPFFDQLKNLRVPLYLVINKIDLYPAPDAASAAIDYFKTLLQVTEVFQVSALNLTGIKALKKAITAALPQSPPYYPPDQLSDRWERFFAAEIIRENIFRLYQDEIPYACAVEIELFRETPGLPDHIYAIVHAERASQKPILIGQGGRSIRRLREDSQKAIEKFLGRHAKLELIIKVTKDWQNSINFLKRTGFYE, encoded by the coding sequence TTGACACAGGTTCCCGCCAATTTCAAAGCCGGCTTCGTCGCTATCACCGGGCTGCCGAACTCCGGCAAGTCTACGCTTTTAAACGCCCTTTGCGGCGCGCAGCTTTCCATAGTTTCGCCCAAACCCCAGACAACCCGCAATAATGTACTTGGCATCCTGAATGAAAAGGATTGTCAGGCGGTGTTCGTTGATACGCCCGGTTTCCTTAAACCGCGCAATCTTTTTGAGAATAGCATGGCCGTCTCTATAAAGAGGGCGGCCCTTGAGGAAAGCGATCTGGCGGTGCTGATAACCGAACCGCGCCTTCCCCCCAAGGACAAACTTCCTTTTTTTGACCAGTTGAAAAACCTCAGGGTTCCGCTTTACCTGGTGATAAACAAAATAGACCTGTATCCCGCGCCCGACGCGGCCTCCGCCGCGATTGATTATTTCAAGACGCTGCTGCAGGTAACGGAAGTCTTTCAGGTTTCCGCGCTTAATCTTACCGGGATAAAAGCCCTTAAAAAAGCCATAACAGCCGCCCTTCCGCAAAGCCCGCCTTATTACCCTCCGGACCAGCTGAGCGACCGCTGGGAGCGGTTTTTCGCCGCCGAAATAATACGGGAGAACATTTTCCGGCTTTATCAGGACGAGATACCTTACGCCTGCGCGGTGGAAATAGAGCTTTTTAGGGAAACCCCCGGCCTCCCGGACCATATTTACGCCATCGTCCATGCCGAGCGCGCCAGCCAGAAACCGATTTTAATAGGCCAGGGTGGCCGAAGCATAAGGCGCCTCAGGGAAGATTCACAGAAAGCCATTGAAAAATTTTTAGGCCGTCACGCTAAACTTGAGCTTATAATAAAAGTGACCAAGGACTGGCAAAACAGCATCAATTTTTTAAAAAGAACGGGGTTTTATGAATAG
- a CDS encoding DNA-binding protein, which produces MTQQEKPYLSARTFMFSVQKGDDLLQALQGFCHHYQIRCGVIHALGAVERATFSVYDQKAKKYVKINLEKELEILSLCGNVSLFDDKPMVHAHITFADAQGHAFGGHLMAGTMVFSCEIFIQELSGEMKVRKLDKATQLPLWTNPVFFK; this is translated from the coding sequence ATGACCCAACAGGAAAAGCCGTATTTAAGCGCCAGAACTTTCATGTTCAGCGTTCAGAAAGGTGATGATCTGCTTCAGGCCCTTCAGGGTTTCTGCCATCATTACCAGATCCGCTGCGGAGTAATTCACGCCCTGGGAGCGGTTGAGCGGGCCACCTTCAGCGTTTATGACCAGAAAGCGAAAAAATACGTAAAGATCAATCTGGAAAAGGAACTGGAAATACTTTCGCTGTGCGGCAATGTAAGCCTTTTTGACGATAAGCCTATGGTTCACGCCCACATAACCTTTGCGGACGCCCAGGGACACGCTTTCGGCGGGCACTTGATGGCCGGAACCATGGTATTCAGCTGCGAAATCTTTATACAGGAACTTTCAGGCGAGATGAAAGTGCGCAAACTGGACAAGGCCACACAGTTGCCGCTCTGGACTAATCCTGTGTTCTTTAAATAA
- the amrS gene encoding AmmeMemoRadiSam system radical SAM enzyme, protein MTLRELVEKFSRRTELFRPAPGGAVKCLACARACVISESSFGFCRVRFNRRGELFAPWGYASGIALDPVEKKPFFHVLPGAKALSFGMYGCNFRCAFCQNSQTALPAEAGAESVYPQKISPEAMIAGALENSAPLIVSTYNEPLITVEWARAVFSEAKKKGLRTAFVSNGYASKEALEFMRPCLDFYKADLKGFNAERYLGITGGELKKVLQGIELVYSMGFWLEVVTLVVPGFNDSPEELGAAASFIAGLSKNIPWHVTAFYPAHKMSDTNPTPPATVLRAREIGLKKGLKFVYAGNIAGSGDAENTLCPACGKLLVERRGFSVIINLLGGRGTCPALLDQSSGAGNTGEGIKPRSPCQKGGACPACGAPVPGVWK, encoded by the coding sequence ATGACCCTACGCGAGCTGGTTGAAAAATTCTCAAGGCGGACGGAACTTTTCCGGCCCGCTCCGGGGGGCGCGGTTAAATGTCTGGCCTGCGCCCGCGCCTGCGTAATTTCCGAAAGCTCTTTCGGCTTTTGCCGCGTCAGGTTTAACCGCAGGGGGGAGCTTTTCGCTCCATGGGGTTACGCTTCGGGTATCGCGCTTGACCCTGTGGAAAAAAAACCTTTTTTCCATGTCCTGCCTGGGGCCAAAGCCCTCTCGTTCGGCATGTACGGGTGCAACTTCCGCTGCGCTTTCTGCCAGAACAGCCAAACCGCTTTGCCTGCGGAGGCCGGGGCGGAGTCTGTTTACCCTCAAAAGATCTCCCCGGAAGCCATGATCGCCGGAGCCCTTGAAAATTCCGCGCCGCTTATTGTGTCAACTTACAATGAACCGCTGATCACCGTTGAGTGGGCGCGCGCCGTATTTAGCGAGGCCAAAAAGAAAGGCCTGCGCACGGCATTTGTGTCAAACGGCTACGCCTCAAAGGAGGCCCTTGAATTTATGCGCCCCTGCCTTGATTTTTATAAGGCGGATCTGAAAGGTTTTAACGCCGAACGCTATTTAGGAATAACAGGAGGAGAACTTAAAAAGGTCCTTCAGGGGATAGAGCTGGTTTACTCAATGGGTTTCTGGCTTGAGGTGGTGACGCTTGTGGTGCCCGGCTTTAACGACTCCCCGGAAGAACTCGGCGCCGCGGCTTCGTTTATAGCGGGACTTTCAAAAAACATTCCCTGGCATGTGACGGCCTTTTACCCGGCGCATAAAATGTCCGACACAAATCCCACCCCGCCGGCAACGGTTCTGCGCGCGCGTGAAATAGGCCTGAAAAAAGGCCTGAAGTTCGTGTATGCGGGCAATATCGCCGGCTCCGGCGACGCCGAGAACACTCTTTGCCCCGCTTGCGGAAAACTGCTGGTGGAAAGACGCGGTTTTTCGGTTATCATAAATCTTCTCGGCGGGCGAGGAACCTGCCCCGCTCTTTTGGACCAGTCCAGCGGTGCGGGAAATACAGGTGAGGGGATTAAGCCCCGTTCACCGTGCCAAAAGGGCGGGGCCTGCCCGGCCTGCGGCGCACCGGTTCCCGGTGTCTGGAAGTAA